One segment of Vibrio mimicus DNA contains the following:
- the atpA gene encoding F0F1 ATP synthase subunit alpha, with protein sequence MQLNSTEISDLIKQRIESFNVVSEARNEGTIVSVSDGIIRIHGLADVMQGEMIELPGNRYALALNLERDSVGAVVMGPYADLREGMKVTGTGRILEVPVGPELLGRVVNTLGEPIDGKGPIGAKQTSPVEVIAPGVIDRKSVDQPVQTGYKSVDSMIPIGRGQRELIIGDRQTGKTALAIDAIINQKNSGIYSIYVAIGQKASTIANVVRKLEEHGALKNTIVVVASASESAALQYLAPYSGCAMGEYFRDRGEDALIVYDDLSKQAVAYRQISLLLRRPPGREAFPGDVFYLHSRLLERAARVNEEYVERFTKGEVKGKTGSLTALPIIETQAGDVSAFVPTNVISITDGQIFLQTELFNAGVRPAVDPGISVSRVGGAAQTKIVKKLSGGIRTALAAYRELAAFAQFSSDLDEATKRQLTHGQKVTELMKQKQYAPMSVFDQALVIFAAERGYLTDVELNKVLDFEAALLSYARAHYAELAAKIDKTGAYNDEIEAQLKKLVDDFKATQTW encoded by the coding sequence ATGCAACTTAATTCCACGGAAATTAGCGATCTAATCAAACAACGTATTGAATCTTTCAACGTTGTTAGTGAAGCTCGCAACGAAGGTACTATCGTATCGGTAAGCGACGGTATCATTCGTATTCACGGCCTTGCAGATGTTATGCAAGGTGAAATGATTGAATTACCGGGCAACCGTTATGCACTGGCACTGAACCTTGAGCGTGACTCGGTGGGTGCGGTAGTAATGGGTCCATACGCGGATCTGCGTGAAGGCATGAAAGTAACAGGTACTGGCCGTATTTTGGAAGTTCCTGTTGGTCCTGAGCTGCTAGGTCGTGTAGTTAACACTCTGGGTGAGCCTATTGATGGTAAAGGCCCAATCGGTGCAAAACAGACTTCACCAGTTGAAGTGATCGCACCGGGTGTTATCGATCGTAAGTCGGTTGATCAACCTGTTCAAACTGGTTACAAATCAGTGGACTCGATGATCCCAATCGGCCGTGGCCAGCGTGAGCTGATCATCGGTGACCGTCAAACAGGTAAAACTGCGTTGGCGATTGATGCGATCATCAACCAGAAAAACTCTGGTATTTACTCTATCTATGTTGCTATCGGCCAGAAAGCGTCAACCATTGCGAACGTAGTTCGTAAATTGGAAGAGCACGGCGCACTGAAAAACACCATTGTTGTGGTGGCTTCAGCGTCTGAATCTGCTGCACTGCAATACCTCGCGCCTTACTCAGGCTGTGCGATGGGTGAATACTTCCGCGATCGCGGTGAAGATGCGCTGATTGTATACGATGACCTGTCTAAACAGGCTGTTGCTTACCGTCAAATCTCACTGCTTCTGCGTCGTCCACCAGGCCGTGAAGCTTTCCCTGGCGACGTTTTCTACCTCCACTCTCGTCTACTAGAGCGTGCCGCTCGTGTAAACGAAGAGTACGTAGAGCGTTTCACCAAGGGTGAAGTGAAAGGTAAGACCGGTTCTCTAACCGCTCTGCCAATCATCGAAACTCAAGCTGGTGACGTATCGGCATTCGTACCGACCAACGTAATCTCGATCACTGATGGTCAGATCTTCCTACAAACTGAACTGTTCAACGCGGGCGTACGTCCAGCGGTTGACCCTGGTATCTCAGTTTCTCGTGTAGGTGGTGCAGCGCAAACCAAGATCGTTAAGAAGCTCTCTGGTGGTATCCGTACTGCTCTGGCTGCTTACCGTGAATTGGCGGCGTTTGCTCAGTTCTCTTCTGATTTGGATGAAGCGACCAAGCGTCAGCTGACTCACGGTCAGAAAGTGACTGAACTGATGAAGCAGAAACAGTATGCACCAATGTCTGTCTTTGATCAGGCTCTGGTGATCTTTGCTGCGGAACGTGGCTATCTGACAGACGTAGAACTGAACAAGGTTCTCGACTTCGAAGCTGCTCTACTATCGTATGCTCGTGCTCATTACGCTGAATTAGCAGCGAAAATCGACAAGACGGGTGCTTACAACGATGAGATCGAAGCTCAGCTGAAGAAGCTGGTTGACGATTTCAAAGCAACCCAAACTTGGTAA